The Pieris napi chromosome 4, ilPieNapi1.2, whole genome shotgun sequence DNA segment CCTACATtgcataattttaaagaagGTTGTAATATGCCCACCTGTgaatatttaagattatttattttgataatttatttgataatttgcACAAACAGATATTTACTCTTTACCTAatcaataaatacataatatttgtgaaaaagaataaaatttatttatttattcaaaatcatACTTACGTACGTAATATCTTGTCAGCCTTTGCgacataattttttgttgtagTACATATCAATAATCCTAGAACAGAAACATTAATATATCTGGTTTcactaaacaaatatttaaaaaaacctagattttaaatattatcttgaCCACCAGGTTCGTGATGGCAGCATCGACAGCCGCGAAGGTTCAATGAGCCCGACCAGGCGCCGCAAGAAAGTTAGACGTCTCTCCAACGAACATGTGACTCCCGTTGCCCCACCGGTCCCTGAACATGAAGAAATACCGTGCAAAGAAGAAGTCTCCAGGGATGGAGTGGAGGACTTGACACTCGATGAGGATGCTGGAGATCCGCCTGCTCAACATAACGACGTCGTACGGAGTgagtcttttattttaatacaactcCTAGAAAAAtcttctaaattaaaatttgttatattcaAGCGTCGCGAATTAAGTATTGGCAGTGAGCACATGTCTTAgcagattttaatattttggtaCATTACAGATTTTATAGtgcatttttttgtaaaaggaTTTGGGAaatgttaacgtaaacaaataatgaacagaaatattaaatcatcTTTTATCAACGAAGCTTTCTTAATTTGAAGTTATAGTTAGGTATAATCTTAATGCAtgtaggtattttaataacgGATAATTATATTGCAAATGTGCTTGTGAAAGGAATGGTTTATTATAACCTGTTTCTGCAATATTGGTTTTCTTACATATTAGGAAGATTTTTACATCCTGATAATATTCAAATCCACAAGTGATTGATTTCTGATGGAAATTCTACACTAGCTTGGTTTCTACAGGGTCTAAGTATTAGTTTGTTGAGTACACGCTACATtcttttatgatttattatgtatttttaatattttatcagaacaaataaaagaacttagttttataatttcaacTTAATTGTaaccaaattatattaatttgacatattttcaaatctgtttagtatatttaacattctaacaaatataacatctcatttataattttaaattaactacCACTTTTCAAAGGTGcaaatatagaatatttcaGGAACACaacttgtttgtttttttactcTTAAAACACAAGAAAAAGTGaacatatgtttattttttctattaacaTACAATTTAAACTTCTTAACATGTGTTATTTCGCTGAAATTGAATactttcttatatatttgtatataattttgagAGCATATCAATGAACTTAACTTTTTGATTGTTGATATTTTCAAAaggaaattttacaatttgaattttatatatatgctGTGCTGTCGAGTAAATACAAtgttaatgattattattattaattagctGCACCGCAACTAGAATAGTAGTGATGTAGCCTTTATCTTTTCCAAGGTCATAAGTCTAAGGCTGCTCAACGACTCGCTCGAATGCCTAGACCTAATAGGACTTAGATAATTCGAATAGGGATGATGTTAACAGAAATGTGCTTTTTCAGATTTTCAATGGCACATGGAACGATCTCAAGATGAAATAATGAATTCAAATGACAGTGTTCGAGACTCGCAAGGTAAGATCTTTATTATTTGTGAGTGGCGACACTCGCTCGCAATACTGAACAAGTTGCATTGCCCTTTTCCACACAATGCAATTTGTTGTGGGGTTCAAGTTATCTATTGGAACAATCAACTTGtttaaactatgattttaGTGGAAAAGTTGCTTGATCCAAAAAAGAAGGAACGGATGAAATGCGCAATGTCTTCCCATAATTTGAAACTAGACAAACAGTTATCgcttaaaatgtatttattatctatatcaatattatcaCACCGGAGTCGAGAGTGCTAGTGTTTTCACATGTGAAACTACAAACGATACCTAATCATTAtctaattttatgaaatactaATCCTATACCCGATATCTATGTATCAATTATTTTCCGACGAGTTTCAGGTTTAAGGTATTCGGTAAaggtttttttctttttgtagcCTTTGAGGCGAGGTATTTTAAGTGAGCCGAGAGGTAAGTATACcttttgatattattaattggCTTATGTTTGTATGTGGGACCTTTCATTGCATGTACCATTGAATGTAACGGTAACCTTAAGTGCTAACTGATTAATTACTTAACCGTTTGGAGCGGGATGGTTGCGGTAAGTGAGACGTTTACGTACGGTAGtatattattgattatattatgtagattGTGTGCACATTGCACTTTCGCTAAATGAatacgaattaaaaattttccgCTAAGTCCGGGTTTACTCGCCAGTGCTATTCACGAGGACAAGCTTCAccaaatgaaaaagaaaaggtAATTATTCTGAAAATGACCTAGTTTTTGTTATGTATgttgcttatttatttatttttattattttttatttgcattCACATGTGATTTCACTGCAGTTTACTTTTTTATCAGTTCATGTTTTACGTTCAAATTCCATGCATGTTCACTAGGCCGGCTCCGAGTAAGCATGACGTTTCAATTTCCTAGTGGATGCGCATTTCATTTTCCTACATTACTCTTAATTCTTTGACAATTGTAAGCTGTGTAATTAGGACGTGTGCACACGGAAGCGGGGCTAGACTATACCCTCACGACCTCATTACATAGCGCGACCGCAAGCCGCCCTCTGTACTTTTACCTTGTGCTTAACCACTCGTTGTGCTTTAAACCCTGCTTTATCATTGCTTTTATTTACCCTTGCAGAGCCGTTAAGTAGCCTCCTGACATTCGCTAAAACCCCATTTCCATTAACACGTGGCTTGCTAAAACGATGGGAGGTTATCGATACGGTCCCTGTGCCATTCCCATCGGGGGAAAGACAAAGCCGTGCTTCCAAAGTTGTTAAAAAAGACAAGTATAAAGTGAAGAAAAAAAGGGGTAGAAAGCCGAAGGTGAAGGTAGAATGCGAAGATTCGACGGAAAGACGTCACGTTTGTTCGATTTGCAAGAAAAAGCGCTATAAAtatagaagaaataaattgaGGCACGAAAAGTATGAATGCTTGCAAGGAAAGCATTTCGGTTGTAAACTTTGTGGAAAGAAGTATTCTCAGAAAAAGACCCTGCTTAGCCACATTTCTGTAAAGCATACGTTTTGAGCTTTTTTCGCTTTATTTACATActcatattttctattttacttaagtttttttttttcattttacccAGTTTTGTAAAACATGAATTGTTTGAAGAGTTACAAACTCtaacttttttttgataaGGTTTTGATCTCTTATTAAGTGCCATTTGTTTCGTAGGTTAATCATGTAAAGAATCATTCCGACCCTGACTCTACACGTCGTCggaatgattttaaatattcgttaTATTTAGTTGGTTTTCATAAGTTTATATTGCGTTGTCGACTTTTACaagtttctttttaaatatatatcgtTTGTTTAGTTGAAATTTGGGTTTTCTTTGAGCTTAATTTATTTCCCGCCCGCACCGACCTAGTCGTGTTATTATTCTGCAATCTTTCTATTTCAGGAGACAAAACGCCGGCGCGCGGTATTATGACTCGTAGTAAAAAAGTGTGCGAGGAGGCGACGGCGACCACTCTGGCCATCCTCAAGAACGTGACTAAGATACCGGAGATGACGCCTCCCGAAGAGAGCAAGGAGAACAAGAAGCAAGCGCAGCCCAAGGAGAGGGCGGGCGAGAGGGAGGAGGCCCGCTGCCACATCCTGCCCCGCGGCTCGGCGCAGCTGCCGTGCGCGCAGTACAAGACGGAGAAGGGCTACAAGTGCCCGAACTGCCAGCGATGCTACAACGCGCGCAAGAACCTCGTGCGTCACGTGACGCTCGAGTGCGGCCGCGAGCCCCAGTACAAGTGCCCCTACTGCACCTATAGCAAGCATCGCCGCAACGAGCTCAAGAAGCACGTCGAGAAGAAGCACCCCGACTGCATGCAGCTGGCGGCCAGCCCCAGCCCCGTGTCCGTCAAGTGACGCGTCGCTCGCGCGCCCGAGCGCTCCAGTGCCTTAACGATCTTCCTTTTACTTATacggtattaattatatagttaAGTCTCATGTATTGATGTCCTATTGATATTGGAATATTTTTTGACCTATTAAACGATTTTACTCGACCTCGGCCTCTCATTTCGCCCCGCCCCGACTTATGGGAAGATACTCTGACGAATTTTGTATTGTGCATGTTTG contains these protein-coding regions:
- the LOC125048863 gene encoding longitudinals lacking protein isoform X2, producing MDDDQQFCLRWNNHQSTLVSVFDTLLEKGIHVDCTLAAEGQTLKAHKVVLSACSPYFENVLSQQFDKHPIIILKDVKYAELRAMMDYMYRGEVNISQDQLAALLKAAESLQIKGLSDNKPSRPPSRPTHVTLPPAHPPRAPSPPPQVRDGSIDSREGSMSPTRRRKKVRRLSNEHVTPVAPPVPEHEEIPCKEEVSRDGVEDLTLDEDAGDPPAQHNDVVRNFQWHMERSQDEIMNSNDSVRDSQGDKTPARGIMTRSKKVCEEATATTLAILKNVTKIPEMTPPEESKENKKQAQPKERAGEREEARCHILPRGSAQLPCAQYKTEKGYKCPNCQRCYNARKNLVRHVTLECGREPQYKCPYCTYSKHRRNELKKHVEKKHPDCMQLAASPSPVSVK
- the LOC125048863 gene encoding protein bric-a-brac 1 isoform X3 translates to MDDDQQFCLRWNNHQSTLVSVFDTLLEKGIHVDCTLAAEGQTLKAHKVVLSACSPYFENVLSQQFDKHPIIILKDVKYAELRAMMDYMYRGEVNISQDQLAALLKAAESLQIKGLSDNKPSRPPSRPTHVTLPPAHPPRAPSPPPQVRDGSIDSREGSMSPTRRRKKVRRLSNEHVTPVAPPVPEHEEIPCKEEVSRDGVEDLTLDEDAGDPPAQHNDVVRNFQWHMERSQDEIMNSNDSVRDSQEPLSSLLTFAKTPFPLTRGLLKRWEVIDTVPVPFPSGERQSRASKVVKKDKYKVKKKRGRKPKVKVECEDSTERRHVCSICKKKRYKYRRNKLRHEKYECLQGKHFGCKLCGKKYSQKKTLLSHISVKHTF